One Hemibagrus wyckioides isolate EC202008001 linkage group LG07, SWU_Hwy_1.0, whole genome shotgun sequence DNA segment encodes these proteins:
- the dthd1 gene encoding death domain-containing protein 1 has product MERDRHANHGHIVPKREAQAKQLGASRECNFHKLFYINDLILSVLGDVHSIEKTLFSVTSKVDSAITVISGASTEAETASDDLMSRDLIIHSKDRLVLPQILSKEPCSPQNTDPEYNSKVSRLLDIPKCVLLSNQAQTHAASERKISHHELFNESPIDLARREEDNILCEELKSPRIDGHCPFGEDDEDVKEEPVEVDERDKKAEKISIEVMDEHISWTHSCITVGLTDSARSSSKILCYITAPLEVTKVITCKAVDSLSSLMVSGSEELVSSVLRLENISNMKCIVPITVAVPFQACYLLNYHEAVVKVVDQQQRISYVTPTATEGTYGGHRGTFAVVRVYTLGVFAVLSRLKRETFTIPKRGLCLKLSVDSRICLDYPAGSFSTPVVAQAMVQPVDAMLLSSLKCRNDSCHSILTTSPLLYLNHPLTVSPLRPLTLTLPCPPKPKTMKTGEEKTCTYSDSTALIPDTTSSHRVRVLSAPVKASQKLTKEQLVVLGWRDEHWNVLDKITVRNLQSDLVSFEVPENYERMIVLHLLSSVRPSCLVLFAEELQESVRTYRVSIVIHKKQKDPSSVVLAVLPSRDLSWGLAELHAQAYCGSPEQSSETLMREGEQLLVKFSGNITSTGDQCTEPHTLAFHNQRRNWLCMQLKELDPFGNYSSPYYKGMALLFQIPKDQLVWKDDRAVIAEDYCLGQPVCKLTLTLPKNVKTLSRPISVKFSRQDQAESLCDELLAWLCSELSEEDASMLVMCLRLRRSSVQLARLRAPNSLALQIFHILTTWKQALPSLTPKRPLLAHCLTRIGRPELAAELLKKAPAVDTGERSGAETQRPVTVHGPLLHVIKGET; this is encoded by the exons atggaGCGAGACAGGCACGCAAATCATGGGCACATTGTCCCAAAGAGAGAGGCTCAAGCAAAACAACTGG GAGCCTCCCGAGAATGTAATTTTCACAAACTTTTCTATATCAACGATCTCATTCTAAGTGTTTTGGGAGACGTGCACAGCATTGAGAAGACGCTGTTTTCAGTCACAAGTAAAGTTGACAGCGCGATCACCGTCATCTCTGGAGCAAGTACAGAAGCTGAGACAGCAAGCGACGATCTCATGAGTCGTGATCTCATTATTCATTCAAAGGACAGGCTAGTCCTTCCACAGATCCTTTCAAAAGAGCCATGTAGCCCTCAAAATACTGACCCAGAATACAACTCAAAAGTCTCACGTCTTTTAGACATCCCGAAATGTGTCCTTCTAAGCAACCAAGCACAGACCCATGCTGCGTCTGAGAGAAAGATTAGCCACCATGAACTGTTTAATGAAAGCCCAATTGATCTTGCAAGACGAGAAGAGGACAACATTCTGTGTGAAGAGCTGAAGAGCCCAAGAATTGATGGCCACTGTCCTTTtggagaggatgatgaagatgtgaAGGAAGAACCTGTAGAAGTGGATGAAAGAGACAAGAAGGCAGAGAAGATCAGTATTGAGGTTATGGATGAACATATAAGCTGGACACACAGCTGTATTACAGTAGG TTTGACAGATTCAGCAAGATCTTCCTCCAAAATCCTGTGCTATATAACTGCACCGCTGGAAGTCACAAAGGTCATCACATGTAAGGCAGTGGACAGCCTCAGCTCCCTTATGGTATCCGGGTCAGAGGAGCTGGTCAGCAGCGTGCTCAGACTTGAAAACATCAGCAACATGAAGTGTATCGTCCCGATTACTGTAGCTGTTCCTTTCCAGGCTTGTTACCTCCTGAATTACCATGAGGCTGTGGTGAAAGTGGTGGACCAACAACAGAGGATTAGTTATGTCACTCCGACAGCCACCGAGGGCACCTATGGAGGCCACAGG GGTACATTTGCAGTGGTGAGGGTGTACACTCTTGGTGTATTTGCAGTCTTATCCCGTTTGAAGAGGGAGACTTTCACAATCCCAAAGAGAGGTCTGTGTCTCAAACTGAGTGTGGACTCCAGGATATGCCTAGACTATCCAGCTGGATCTTTCAGCACACCAGTGGTTGCCCAAGCAATG GTGCAGCCTGTGGATGCTATGCTCTTGTCTTCATTAAAGTGCAGAAATGATTCCTGCCACTCCATCCTCACCACTAGCCCTCTACTCTACCTAAATCACCCTTTAACTGTAAGCCCTCTTCGACCTTTGACCCTAACACTACCTTGTCCTCCTAAACCTAAAACGAtgaagacaggagaggagaagacCTGCACTTACTCCGATAGCACAGCTCTTATTCCTGACACCACCTCGTCCCATCGGGTCAG GGTTTTAAGTGCTCCAGTGAAGGCATCCCAAAAGCTGACTAAAGAGCAGCTGGTGGTCCTGGGCTGGAGAGATGAGCACTGGAATGTTCTGGATAAAATCACTGTGAGGAATTTGCAAAGTGACCTTGTTTCCTTTGAGGTCCCAGAGAACTATGAGCG GATGATAGTCCTTCATCTGCTGTCTTCTGTAAGACCTTCTTGCTTGGTGCTCTTTGCTGAGGAGCTGCAAGAGTCAGTGAGGACCTATAGAGTATCAATAGTCATccacaaaaaacagaaagaccCCAGCAGTGTGGTTCTGGCTGTTCTACCCAGTAGAGATCTGAGCTGGGGACTGGCTGAGCTCCATGCCCAGGCTTACTGTGGATCCCCAGAGCAATCTTCTGAGACACTGATGAGGGAGGGAGAGCAGCTGTTGGTAAAATTCAGTGGCAACATTACCAGCACAG GTGACCAGTGCACAGAGCCTCACACGCTCGCATTTCACAATCAGAGGAGGAACTGGCTCTGCATGCAGCTGAAGGAACTAGACCCGTTTGGAAACTACAGCTCGCCTTATTACAAAGGCATGGCTCTACTTTTCCAGATCCCAAAAGATCAGCTGGTATGGAAAGATGACAGAGCAGTTATAGCAGAAGATTATTGCTTAGGACAACCGGTCTGTAAGCTGACACTCACCCTTCCAAAG AATGTGAAAACTTTATCTCGGCCAATCAGTGTAAAATTCTCGCGGCAAGATCAGGCAG AGTCACTCTGTGATGAACTGCTAGCCTGGCTCTGTAGCGAGCTGTCCGAAGAAGATGCATCCATGCTGGTCATGTGCCTTCGCCTGCGCCGCTCGTCGGTCCAGCTGGCCCGACTCCGAGCTCCAAACAGCCTCGCGCTGCAGATTTTCCACATCCTGACCACATGGAAACAAGCACTGCCTTCCCTTACACCAAAACGTCCATTGCTTGCTCACTGTCTGACTCGTATTGGCAGGCCAGAGCTGGCTGCAGAGCTGCTGAAAAAAGCTCCGGCTGTAGACACGGGTGAGAGGAGTGGTGCAGAAACACAAAGACCTGTAACAGTTCATGGCCCTCTGTTACATGTGATCAAGGGGGAGACATAA